A stretch of the Aegilops tauschii subsp. strangulata cultivar AL8/78 chromosome 4, Aet v6.0, whole genome shotgun sequence genome encodes the following:
- the LOC109761574 gene encoding uncharacterized protein → MVLEDESSDDNSSLPYMHSETSTDGLNQVPFSLEDPDYKGLELDLIVLCEKHGKPSERLVAFEGTMTGRRFLACAEPEGQNCGFVQWVDEQWPPTMENALLKLWSMVEVSKSARVNDNLQSALTIHQLTEEKNKLDADYDKLVKYVHQLVDFQQDRVVDFSYLQSAVTYQHQCRAELVAGMNAEMAKKDAAAQKLQQKYELLCNLTSAQATVIQNLKLKNMKEKELLSEGRMNLELKNAEFTKFEEKLTQEKLELKLQVADLLKLKENHNEEKQMQEFKITELIKAEEKLKEKIKGIQAILQN, encoded by the exons ATGGTTCTGGAGGACGAGAGCAGCGACGACAACTCAAGCCTCCCGTACATGCACTCCGAAACCTCCACCGATGGGCTGAACCAG GTGCCTTTCTCTCTTGAGGACCCGGATTACAAGGGTCTTGAGCTAGATCTGATAGTGTTGTGCGAGAAGCATGGGAAGCCATCAGAGAGGCTTGTTGCGTTTGAAGGAACAATGACTGGGAGAAGGTTCTTAGCATGTGCAGAGCCG GAAGGTCAGAATTGTGGGTTTGTTCAGTGGGTTGATGAGCAGTGGCCCCCAACAATGGAGAATGCATTGCTGAAGCTTTGGTCAATGGTTGAAGTGAGCAAGTCTGCTAGGGTGAATGATAATCTTCAAAGTGCTCTAACTATTCATCAGTTGACAGAAGAAAAGAACAAGCTGGATGCAGACTATGACAAGTTAGTGAAATATGTGCATCAACTTGTGGACTTTCAGCAGGATAGGGTTGTGGATTTCAGTTATCTGCAGTCTGCTGTCACATATCAGCACCAATGCAGAGCTGAATTGGTGGCTGGTATGAATGCAGAAATGGCAAAGAAAGATGCAGCTGCACAGAAGCTTCAACAAAAGTATGAACTCCTGTGCAACCTGACAAGTGCTCAAGCAACTGTCATCCAAAACTtgaagttgaagaatatgaaagaGAAGGAATTGTTGAGTGAGGGTAGGATGAATTTGGAGTTGAAGAATGCAGAGTTCACAAAGTTTGAGGAGAAGCTCACCCAAGAGAAGCTAGAGTTGAAGCTCCAGGTTGCTGATCTGCTGAAGCTCAAGGAAAACCATAATGAAGAGAAGCAGATGCAAGAGTTTAAGATTACTGAGCTCATCAAGGCAGAGGAGAAGCTGAAGGAGAAGATCAAGGGGATCCAGGCCATCTTGCAGAACTGA